Below is a genomic region from Brassica oleracea var. oleracea cultivar TO1000 chromosome C9, BOL, whole genome shotgun sequence.
GTCTGGTGCTACTTGGACCGCTGTTTCTTGTCGAAGAGGGGAAGCTATGGGCTTCTTATGATGTCTTGGAGGAGGAGCTACATGCACTGATATACAGAGGATAGACCGGGGGCTGGGGCCCGTACAGTTGGTGATACTAGAAGCTCTTTTTATTCTTCCAAAAGCGTGCACTTTCCTTTTTATAGGAAGTATTTTCCCTTTTTCTGCTGAGATCGGGTTTCCTTTTCACCGCTCATTCTTTTAATCAGGAATTCTTCAGGATATTTGGAAACATCCTTATTTCCTTTTCGGATCCCACAGAAAAGGGAATGTGCCGGATATAAATAGAGGTTCACGATAATTCCTAGCTGGCCTCAACCCAACTCTAGCGCTGATTCTTAGCTGAGAAAGATGAATCCCGAGCCGCTCTCATTCTTGTCCTCGCTCGTGTGTGGTCGTGTAAGACCGCGTAGTCCTTTTACCGATCCTTTCTCGTCCCCCGTTACATCTTGGGGGAATGGTACGGAGGCTGATAGTGAAGCGGTTCCGATGGCGTCCCTGAGAAGGCTCCGTTCTTGTTTCTTTGATGACAGTCCCCGTTCTGAGATCCGAGAGGGGGACCTAGCTAACATAAGGAGGAAGTACTTGATTCATCCTTCAGTAGAGATGAGGAGTCCGACCGAGTTCGAACACACTCCGGATGGCGGAGCGTATCTGGAAGCAGGCTTCCGGGGTGTTATTCCTTCTCTTATAGACAAAGTGTCATCTTTCTTCGGTTTCAGTCCTTCTCAACTTACTCCCCTAACCTGGAAGACTTTAATGGCTATCCAAGTACTTGGAGAACTCCATGGATTTTCCTTCGGGGTGCATGAGATTTTATACTCTTATTCATTCGCTCCTTTGGCGAACAAAGATGGGTTCTACCATCGTCGAGGAACCTTCGAGGGGTGTCAGAAGTAATCACCCCTTCGGCGATGGTTGGAACAGGTGGTACGTGTTTGTGAAGATTCAGGAGCCAGTGGGTTACCTGACGTCTTGGCTTACCGTGGGTAAGTTTTTCTTCTGATTTTTGAATTTTACCTTCCTTTAGGGAGCTTGATCCTGACGTTTTAGCTCTTACTTTGTCAGATGTGTCTCACCCGGTTTCCTTCGCTGGAGAAGCAGTGGCGAAGCTTATAATGGGAATTCCTCGGCGATTCCGCTGGGTGACCTTTCTGGTGAGAAAGGAGGCCTTGCGTCGTAGTCGTGTTTGGGGTAAGCCTTCCCTTTCTATCTGATAAGATTTTGTCTTTGTTTGCTTCTCGTGATATATATATTTCTGTTTTAGGGAACGTGACAAGGTCTCCGGCATTGGTTGTCTTTGACGAGTATCGGAAGGTTAAAGCGCGGAAGCGGCATCTTTCTTATATTCCTCCACCAAGACTAGCGAGGGCCGCTTTATCGGCTGGGGGTCTATCTTCTATCTCGTCAACAAGCGCCGAGATTATGCCTAACCGGGACCTTCTGGCAGATGCTTATCGGAGATTGACTAGTGAGGCACTCCTTCTCTGTGGCCAGGTACAAGACATGATGGCTTGCCGGGACCTACTAATTCAACAAGTGACAGCTTCGACTAGGTGGGAGCTTATGAAGTAATGGCTGGAGAAACGCGTAGATCATTGGAATCCGGAAGAAGAATATCGGCGTCACCTGTTTTTATCTGGAGGGTTTAACCATCGATCGGAGGATCTCTCCCAGGCTGTAACCCCGAGATCAGTTATAGGATCGCGATTCTCGGAGGGACCTTCTTTCCGATTTATCTTTTGAGACTTTGGTTTTTGTCGCTTTCTTTTGAATAAAGGCTCTTTATAGCCTGCTCCTTGACTTTATGAATAATTATGCTTCATGAATAATTAGGCTCTTCTTGGATCCTTAGATAGCGTTTCCTGCATGCTTTTTCTTTCGAAAAAAAATATTTTTTCGCCTGTTTCTCGATCGAGGTGGGACTTTGTAGTCTATGATCCCTCTTTGTTCGTAGGGTGAATGATAGGATCTGGGGAGNNNNNNNNNNNNNNNNNNNNNNNGAAGAGGTTTTCGAGCTAGAATGTGGACTGTTTGGAGTCTGGAGAATGATCTCGTAAGTCGAAGGTTGCATGAGGACCCGGGGATCATCGGAGATGGAGGCACAGAGGCTCTCTTAGGATCCTTAGATCGTGTTTGGGACCCAGAGGTTCCTGTCGGACCACGATGTCTTTTATTTGGGACCCGGAGGTCTTTTCTCTAGGTCCTGAGACCGAGACTGGGGCGTTTCCTCTAGGTCCTTGGACCGATACTGGGCCCGGGGGCGATGTAGGAATCCAGAGATTCTCTGATTAGATCCGGAGATTGTGGTTGGAACCCAGAGGTTTCTGTGATTGGACCCAGAAGTCATATGAGAATACAGGGTTTTTCCCTTAGATCCGGAGATCGTATCGGGCCCCTAGTGTATTTGGACCCTAAGGTCGTGTGGGAAATCGGAAGTCCTTTAGGGATGTAACGACCCCGATGCGCCCTAGGATGCACAGGGGTTCTATCCTTTTTTCTATAATCGTATTACGCCTTTGAGGCCGTGTTGGAACGCGGAGGTTTGGATCCGGAGATCGCTGGTTGGAACCCGGAGGTTCTTTGAAGTTGTAATGACCCNNNNNNNNNNNNNNNNNNNNNNNNNNNNNNNNNNNNNNNNNNNNNNNNNNNNNNNNNNNNNNNNNNNNNNNNNNNNNNNNNNNNNNNNNNNNNNNNNNNNTTAGATTGCTCCATGTATTTCACAGTACTTTTGCAATGAGTATATACAATGTGTTCCCTGTATTGTGTACCTCGTAGCGTTTTAATAAAGGTACTTTTCACACTGGTACTCTGGGGACCCCGATGCGCCTTAGGCTGCACAGGGGTTTTAGGTAGTTGTGACAGCATACTCAGGCTTGCGCATACCCATTCCTGCTTTATGTCTCACACCCGTTTTGATTCTTTGTGGGCGTGCCACTGTGGTCATGCCACTTTTGTGAGGGTTGGCCAGGATCGGAGGTCTCTGGAGACCTGATCCAGCTCGTATGCCCCTTTAAGTATAATGATTTCCCCTCTGCTTTTATAGTCGGAACTACTTTATTATAAGCTTTGTCCGGAGACGTTTAGCATACATTGGAGTAGGAAATCATAATGCTTAAATACTATATAGTAGAATAGAAATCATGATCCGGAGACCGTATTAAAATTGATAGGCTTTGAGGTGCAGGGCATTCCAGCAGTTGGGTTGAATTTTACCATTGCTATCTTGCAGCCTGTAGGCGCCTGCTCTACGCACCTCGATGACTTTATAGTGTCCTTCCCACCCTGGGGTGAGTTTCTCCGTTGTTTTTTCTGCTCGTCGTAGAACCCAGTCCCCTTGCTGGAAGGTTCTGGTTCTTACTTTTTGTTGTACATCCTGGCGACGTCTTTCTGGTAGGACCAGTTTCTCAGCCGAGCGGCCATCTGAGCTCTTCTGGTTCGACCCACTTGGAGAAGTAGTCAGTGACTATCAGAAAGAAGACCTTCTGCCCCGGCGCCATAGGGAATTTCCCTACTATATCCATGCCCCATTTCTTGAAGGGCAATGGTGAGCCTATTGACTTTCGGTTCTCCGGAGGAAGCTTGGAGACTGGAGGGTGCCTTTGGCATTGATCGCAGTGCTTGGCTTGTCTGTCGGTGTCGGCGGCCATCGTGGGCCAATAATAACTGGCCCCTCTGGCTCTGAGCACCAGGCTTCGACCGCTAGAGTGTGATCCACAATCTCCTTCATGTAGTTCTACAAGGATTCTAGCGGCCTCTCGGGGTGTGACACTCCTCAGATACGGACCAGAGAAAGATCTCTGGTACAACTTCTCATGGGCGATACAGTACCTCGCAGCTTGCTTTTTGATCTTTATGGCCTCGCCACGGTCTTTCGGGAGGATGTCGGCCTCCAGGTACCAGATTAAGGGGGTCATCCAGGTTTCGCCTTCTTTGACGGCGGAGACCTCCTCTGACGTGGGTTCCTCCATGGTAGCTGGCAATTGAACCATGAGCAAGGGGATACTCATCTGGCTATTCGTTTCAAGGGAGGCCCCTAGATTAGCTAGGGCGTCGGCTTTTGAATTCTTGTCCCAGGGGGATTCGAGTGAGCTTGCAGCACTTGAACTTCTTGATTAGTTGTTGAGCGACCGCCAGATACTGGATCATGCTGTCGTCTTTTGTTTAGTACTCCCCTTGTACCTGGTTGATTATCAGCTGGGAGTCACCAAAGATTTGGATGTTCTCTGCCCCCATTTGATGGGCGAGGGTTAGGCCTGCGATTAGGGCCTCATACTCGCTTTCGTTGCTGGTTGTTTTGAAGTTGCATCTCACTGCCCTTGAGGCTGTGTTCCCTGTTGGCAAGGTAAGCACTATCCCTACANNNNNNNNNNNNNNNNNNNNNNNNNNNNNNNNNNNNNNNNNNNNNNNNNNNNNNNNNNNNNNNNNNNNNNNNNNNNNNNNNNNNNNNNNNNNNNNNNNNNNNNNNNNNNNNNNNNNNNNNNNNNNNNNNNNNNNNNNNNNNNNNNNNNNNNNNNGTGTAGGATCCATTCTCCCTCTTCCTTACTTTCGCCTCGGAGGCGTACCTCCTGCTCCAGAGCTGGGAGCAAGGCAGGGGCGAATTCAGCAACGAAGTCTGCTAGGACCTGTGACTTTATAGTCGTGGCGGGTCGAAATATTACATCGTACTCCCCTAGTTCCACGGCACATTTGGCTAGGCGTCCGTAGACTTCTGGTTTATGGAGGACCAACTTTACAGGGAAGGAGGAAACAACCACGATTGGATGAGCCTGGAAGTAGGGTCGGAGCTTGCGAGCGGCGACAATCAAGGCTAAGGCCAGATTTTCTAGGTGGCTATAGCAGGTTTCCGCGTCTAGGAGAGCCTTGCTTACGTAATAGATTGGTAGCTGCTTGTTTTTCTCCTCGTGAACTAAGACGGCACTCATGGCGTGTTGGAAGACCGCTAGATATAGCAGCATGACTTCACTGAGTAGTGGCTTGGACAAGAGAGGAGGAGTGGTGAGATACAATTTTAGCTATTGGAGAGCGGATTCGCATTCTCCCGCCCACTGGAAATCCTTCGGAGTCTTGAGAGTTTCGAAAAAGGCGTGAGATTAGTCGGAGAGTCTGGAGATGAACCTGCTAAAGGCTGCCATCCTTCCCGTTAGCTTTTGAACCTCCTTGACGTTTTTTGGGGAAGGGGTTGAGTGAATGGCACTGATTTGCTCCGGGTTGGCCTCAATGCCCTGGTGGGTTACGATGTACCCGAGGAACTTGCCAGAACTGACCCCAAATAAGGATTTAGCCGGGTTGAGCTTCATGTTATATTTCCTGAGGGTAGATAAGGCTTGATGTATGTGAGATATGTGGTCTTCCGCTTCCAGGGATTTGACCAGCATATCATCGATGTAGACCTCCATGGTTCTCCCGATTTGGTCCGTGAACATCATGCTGACCAGCCGTTGATAGGTCGATCATGCGTTCTTTAGGCCGAAGGGCATGACCTTGTAGCAGTAGATCCCTCTGGACGTCATGAAGGATGTTTTCTCCTGGTCTTCTGGATCCATAAGTATCTGATTGTAGCCGGAGAACGCATCCATGAAGCTCATCAACTGGTGCCCTGCGGTGGCGTCCACCAGCTTGTCGATATGATGTAGCGGGAAGGGGTCCTTTGGACATGACTTGTTGAGGTCCGTGAAATCGATGCAGACTCTCCACTTCCCGTTCTTTTTCTTGACCACGACGACATTACCTAGCCATTCTGGGTACTGCACCTCACGAATGAACCCCGCGCCGAGCAGGCTATTGACTTCATCGTTGATGATCGCGTCTCTCTCGGGGGCAAATTTCCATCTCTTTTGTCTGACGGGTTGATGTAGGAGATCCACCTGCAGCTTGTGCATGATGATCTACGGATCGATCCCAGGCGTATCTGCGTGGGACCAAGCAAAGCAGTCAGAGTTAGACCTGAGGAAGTCTACCAGTCTTCTTCTCAATCCTTCGGTTAGTTTGGAACCGATCTTGAGACGTCGGGTCTGATCTCCTTCGGTTAATGGCACCTCGTCTATTTCCTCTACCTTCGGTTCCTCGGTGTGACGAGCCGAAGGTTTGTTCTGTAATTGCTATAAGACCTTGGTCTTTCCCTTAAAAGTGGTCTGATAGCAGGAGCGGGAATATTCATGATCTCCTCTGATCGCCTTTATGCCCAGGGTGTAGGAAATTTTACCATTTGGTGAAGAGTCAAGGGGACGGCCCCCAGTCTGTGAATCCAGGGCCGTCCTAGAATCATGTTGTAAGACGAGTCGCAGTCAACCACGAGGAACTTGGTTGACATGTTGATTCCTTCGGCGTATACGGGGAGAGTTATCTCCGCGGCGGTTTGTTTGATTTCCCCGCTGAACCCTATAAGGGGGGTTACCCTCCGAGTTAGAGCACCTTCCTCCAGCCCTAGGTACTTGTATGCGGCCTGGAAGAAGATGTTTCCGGAGCTTCCATTATCTACCAGTATCCTTTTTACCAGGCAGTTCGCTACATTGAGCGAGATAACTAGGGCATCGTGATGCGGAGTGAGGACTTTCTCCTGCTCGTTGGCCGTGAAGCTTATCTCGTCTGTTCCTAGGAGTAGACGTTTTGGCTTGGCTGCCTCTAGGCCGTGCTTGGCGTTCCTTGTGCTTTTATTTGCAGCTGCATGGCTTATGCTGCTAATTTCCGAACCGCCCGAAATGACATGTATCACTCGGTCCTGTCGCGGTGGTGAGACGAGAGCAGCTTCAGTGGGCTTACCCGTTGTCTCCTTTCTTAGATGGCTCTTGGCCTTATCGGAAAGGAACTCCCTGAGGTGCCCTTTACTAAGCAGCTCGTTGACCTTGATCTTTACTGCAACGCAGTCCTCCGTTTTGTGACTGTGGTCTCGATGGAAGTCACACCAGAAGCCTGGGTTCCGGAAAGAGTCAGGAGCTTTCATCTTCTGAGGCCACTTGACCTGCTGGCCCATCTGCCTCAGAACATTGACTAGCTCCGGCCTTGAGACGGAGAGGTGAGAGATGTCTGGCCACGTGGACACTGCCATCCTTTCAACCTTCTCGATCGACCGGTTCTGGCACCTGCCCCAGTTTTGATTTCCAGAGTCCCTAGCTGATCTTTGAGAGGGTTTCTCGTCTCGCTTGGTTTAGATCAAAGAGCTGGAACTACAACAGTTTTGAGTAAAAATCCTAGTTCTAGCCGCCTAGCTATAAACTCTAAGTCTCGAAGTGTCGATCCCTTGCTTTAAGGTTTAGGTTCCCTTTATATAGTCTTCCTAAGGCGGGCCTAAGGCGGTTGGAGTTGGTTAAACTCTTCCATATTCGAAAATATGGAAGGTTCTTCTTATCGGAAGTTTTCCATTTCCCGGAGGAAGGGGGCGATCCTGGGACCGGGCCCGGAAAACTCCATAGCGGGGAACCGGGGTTCTTTCTAGCAGGGATCCTGGGAACCAGGGTTCCTTCCAGCGGGGATCCAGAGGCCGGTGTCCTGCCTGGGGTCTTGAGGATTCAATACCTGAGTATTTTTCCCCAACAACCCCGATGCGCCCTAGGCTGCACAGGGGTTCTAGCTTCTTTATTATTTTTTGGAACCCTGAGGCCACATAGGAACCCGGAGGTTCTTCCTTAGACCCTGAGATCTTTGCTTGGAACCCGGAGGCTATAGGGGAACCCGAAGGGTCTTCCTTAGATTTTATACATAGGACCCGAAATCATGTGGGGAACCTTGGGTTTCCTCTTGAGATCAGGGGCTTGCATAAGGGCCCGGGGTTGTAACATCCGCAATCCTAGATAAGGATTGTCGGGACGGCCATGGTTCGAGGAAACGAACCAGCCAGTCTTTGGACATGAAGGCAAGCGTTCCATGGCCAAGCTCGAAGATTAAGAACATAAGGAAACTTAGACTTAACCTTATACAAGTCGAGAGTCAGCTAGGACAAGTAAGACGGTAGCTGGACGAAGTGAACGGGTAGCTCGACTAGCTCAACGAGGCTAGGTTAAGCTCACTCCAGCTCGGCCACTACTAAGTCAGCTCCACTAGCTGGACTTCTAGCTCACTCAGCTGGGGCAACAGGGTGTCAGCTCATCTCAGCTCAACGGACTGTTCGGGTTTCGGGCCGATGGTCCGAGTCCGGGCCAGTGGCGGGCTGTGAGGTCTGGTCATGGGTCATGGACTGTTGGGGCCTGGGACAAGGCTGTGAGCTAAGTCCAGAAGGCTTGGGTAAGGCCTTGGACTTAGGACCGACCTCAAACCCAAACAGAATAGGCGATGGGATGCAAGTGGCCTAGAGGGTGCAACCCTTGGCCGATGTTGCCCATCCGCTAGCAAGTCATGCATGTTCGTGGGGCAAGACTTACCCCCTCATTTTCTATAAATATGGGGCCCTCTCTGTCGATTTCATTCATCCAATCCAGAGTAAAATAACTCATAGAAATCATAGAGAGAGAGAGTTTCCGGCCAAGAGAAAGGGCGAGTGTGGTGGTGATTGTTTCCGGCGGCTCTGATTGTTTAGGAACTAACCTCCAATCAATATGGGAGACGAAGACAAGGAGAAGAATGTGGAGAACCCAAAGGTGGTTCAGAAGGTATGAGATGGGCCGTGGCTCCATTAGACCGAACGGACGGTCCATGTGATTGTACCGCGGCTCTGTCGGTTCCTAAGTCTCATCCGGCTTCTCTTACTTGTTTTCTATCTGATCTCTTTCAGTTCTTTCTGTTTATACACGAAGGGTTGTGTTGGTTCAGTCCAAGGACACGTCCCTAGACTTGGCCATTCATAAACGAACCAGTAGCCTTGACATGGGTCGGCTATGCAGATGGTTCGAATCGCACGACGGACTGGGCGGTTGGGCTAAACGGTTGGTCATGCCCAAAAGGCAAGATTTGCCAAAGGTCACGAGTTACCAAAGGTTGTGAGTTGCCAAAGGTCACGAGTTACAAAAGGTTGTGAGTTGCCAAAGGGTGTAAGTAACCAGAGGGTACATGTTGCCAAAGGTTACGAACATACCAGAGGTACGAGGACCAAGAGGTACGAGGAGCAAGAGGTACCAAGGACCGAAGGGGTGCATGTTCCAAACGATGTCTATTGAGACAAGTTGTGTCCGATCCCTATGAATCAGTCTATGACTTGCTAAGTCAAGACAGGTTCACGGTTTGTCTAAGCCAGGAAAGAGTCGCATGGTCTGGTCGGTTGCTAAGCCTACCGGATTGGGCTTGAGTCTTACTCGGCCATTTGGATCCAGGCCCAAGGCCGGATCAGGTAAGGAAGTCCTTTGGGCCATTGAGCCGGACTTCGTGGACCGGTCGCACCTAGATTCTATCTGGTTAGTCGGATTGGTCTTTGGGACGATCCGGACCTGTTCGTGTGTTCTCTTTATCTATTCTAGACCGTCTATCTGATTCTAAGTCAAGGGGTGGTTGGTTGAATGACTTAGGATATGGTAGATGGGTTCATATCTTTTTATTATTATATTGTTTGAGGTTTATCTATGTTCTAGGAACCCAGCCAAGCACTGAAGAATCGACCAGTTCTATTCTCGGTATGATTAATGCTTATCTGGTTGTGGTTTCAGGAATTAAGAATGGTGCTGGTCAAGCCAAGGAGCGGTGAAGGCTCGGTCAGTGAGAGGCTGTGTAACGTGTGGTTAGATGATGATACGGATGAACTAGTGATCGTCTATGAAACTGTTAAGAAGTTGTGTTGTCTTACAAGTTGGTATCAGAGCATGCTTGATTCTAGGATAGTTGGGTTATGTAGTCCACACACACACACGCAGCCAGCTGATTAGGGTCTCACGGTGAGGTTTGGTTGTTTAGTCTAGGGATTATTCTGTTGTGTCTATGTTGAGTATATTTTGTACTAACAATGTTTGGAATCCTTAGGCTGGAAAAAGCAGATCGGGAAAGGCCCGAAGGAGTAAGAGAACGGCTGGTCAATCTAGTCGAGGGGCTGCGGACGGAGCTTGTCTGTCCGAGTTACCAACCGATCCGGTTGAGACTAACACTGGAGGTATGTTACCGTCTGATCCAGCTAACCTTACCGGGACGCAACAGGACGGTCAGCAACATCAGGAAGGTGATGAAGAGGAAGTGGAATCCTCGAACGCTAACCGTGATGGTGACCAGCGTGAGAAAGTGGCCGATGGTACGGCTAATGCTCCCACGGTGCTGTCCAAGGAGGACTTAATAGAGGCCATGAAGGTGATGGGTAACCAGGTGGCGGCTATGACTCAACTGTTCACACCACTAGTGAATTCATCAGTTGGTCAAGCTACACCCGTAGCTACGGCTACACCTATTGCTACTGGTCCAGCTGTGGATGCGGTTGAGGTGATCGAGATCGATCCACCGGAAAAGTCTGTAAGAAAGGTTGATTATATGTGTCTGCTTCAACATCTATCCAGATTGGGTATGAAGCATTTCTCAGGTAGCACCGACCCTATTGTGGCAGACGAGTGGAGGAGTAGGCTGGTCTGAAACTTTCAATCAACTCGTTGTCCAGAGGATTACAGGCGAGACATTGCCGTTCACTTCCTGGAAGGGGACGCGCATAATTGGTGGCTTGTAGTGGACAAGCGCACCAATGGAAGTCTCTAAAGTTTTGCGGATTTTGAAAGTGAATTCAACCGCAAATACTTTCCTGCTGAGGCTTGGGACCGTCTGGAAGCTAAGTTTCTAGATTTGGTCTAAGGTCGCAGAACCGTACGGGAGTACGAAGAGGAGTTCAACCGACTCAGACGGTTCGTTGGAAGGGAGCTGGAGGACGAAGCAGTCCAAGTTCGTAGGTTCATCCGAGGCCTAAGGCCGGGACTGAAAACCCACTGCTCGATCCGCACCTTGAACACTGTTGGGGAACTGGTTGAACGGGTGGCTTTGTTGGAGTCTAACTTGGCTGAGGAAGCTAAGCTTAAGACTAAGCCACAGTCTGGCCCATCGGGCAAGACAAATGATAAAAAGAGAAAATGGGACCAGGTGGACGGAGGCAAGACCTCTGGTGGCCGACCTGAATGTTCCAAATGTGGACAGAACCATCCCGGTGAGTGTTAGAAGTCCATGGGGGCTTGTGTTCGATGTGGCAGCATGGACCATGGAGTCCAAAAATGTCCTCGACCGAACCAGTCTGGTAGAAGCGGCTCGATGACTTGTTTCCCATGTGGCCAGAAAGGACATTTCCAATCGGATTGTCCCAAGCTGCAAGGAAGTCAGGGGAAGGGTCGTGGGGACAGAGGCAAGGCGTCCCAGGGCAAACCAACCACAACACCAAGGGTGTATGAACTTTCACGAGTTGACGGAGCTTCCGGATCATTCGATTCGATCGCTGGTAATTTCTAAATTTATCTTTTTACATTCAAGTAGAAATGCTTGGTTTGGAACCTAGAATTATCTAGGGGATTCTGATGAGGGGTCTCTGGTAGGAACCCTCATGGTCGGTGGGATAAAAACTCATGTACTTTTTGACACAGGGGCTACACATAGTTTTGTGAGTCTGGGACTGATCGGAAAGGGTCTGTTCTGTCTGGATGCTGGTGATAATTTTGGGATATTGAGGGCAGCCGGTGGGCAAGCCATGAACTCACTAGGTCTAATGTCGAATATCCCAGTACAGATCCAGGGAAATGTCTTCCTTGCGAATCTGGTCTGTGTCCACCTAAAGAATCAAGAAGTGATCTTAGGTATGGACTAGTTGGGAAAGTATCGGGCCACTCTCGATTGCCATAAGGGTCGTGTGCAATTGGAGACTGGGCTGTACCCAATAGAGTACCAATGTCTGTGTCCGGCTCATGAGAAAGTAGTTGTTTCAGCAGTTCTAGCGATTCAGATGCTGGAACAGGGTTGTAAGTCCTATTTGGATACAATTACAACTACAGAGCCTGGCAGTTCTGGTTTTCTGTTAGACCTAGGCGAGGATTCGTTGGTGTCCGAGTTCTAGGATGTGTTTCAGTCGCTACAGGGTGTCCCCCTTGATAGGTCCGATCCATTCCTGATTGAACTGGAACCAGGGACAGCTCCGCTGTCCAAGAGTCCGTATCGAATGGCTCCGGCCGAGATGGCCGAGCTAAAGAAGCAATTGGAAGAATTACTGGACAAGGGGTTCTTACGGCCAAGTAGCTCCCCTTGGGGAGTCCTCTTTGTGAAAAAGAAGGATGGTAGCATGCGTCTGTGCATCGATTATTGAGGGTTGAATAGGGTAACTGTGAAGACCAAGTACCCGTTGCCCAGGATAGACGAGCTGTTAGATCAGCGAAAAGGAGCTAAGTGGTTTTCTAAAATCGATTTGGCCTCAGGATATCATCAGATTCCTATAGAGCCAAACGATATTAGGAAGACAGCATTTAAGACCAGGTACGGCCATTACGAGTTTGTGATGCCGTTCGGTCTGACAATTGCACCTGCTGCATTCATGAAAATGATGAACAGCGTGTTCCGAGATTTCTTGGATGAATTAGTGATCATCTTCATTGATGATATCCTAATTTATTCCAAGGATGAGGAATCTCATCGGAAACACTTGAGAGCTGTGTTGGAACGATTACGAGAACACAAACTTTATGCTAAACTCAGCAAATGTAGTTTTTGGCAAATGAGTATTGGGTTCCTCGGCCATATTGTTTCCGACCAGGGTGTCTCAGTGGATCTAGAGAAGATCAGGGCAATCAAGGATTGGCCCCGACCATGCAGTGCCACGGAAGTCAGAAGCTTCCTAGGGCTGGCAGGTTACTATAGAAAGTTTGTGAAGGGATTCGCAAGCTTGGCTCAGCCTATGACACGGTTGACTGGGAAGGACGTTAAGTTTACATGGTCTGAAGAGTGTGGGAGATGTTTCTCCGCGCTTAAAGATATGCTGACTAGCGCACCCATTCTGGTTCATCCGGAGGCAGACCAACCCTATGTGGTCTATACGGATGTGTCCATTACTAGACTCGGTTGCGTGTTGACTCAACATGTGAAGGTAATTGCTTACGCGTCAAGGCAGCTGAAGAAACATGAGGGAAACTACCCCATCTATGATCTTGAAATGGCTGCGGTAGTGTTCGCCTTAAAATTTGGCGGTAATATTTATATGGGGCCAAAGTTCAGACACTTACGGACCATAAAAGTCTGAAGTACATATTCACCCAGCATGAGTTGAACTTAAGGCAGAGGAGATGGATGGAGTTCGTAGCTGACTACGACTTTGACATTACTTACTATCCG
It encodes:
- the LOC106314631 gene encoding uncharacterized protein LOC106314631 gives rise to the protein MSAVLVHEEKNKQLPIYYVSKALLDAETCYSHLENLALALIVAARKLRPYFQAHPIVVVSSFPVKLVLHKPEVYGRLAKCAVELGEYDVIFRPATTIKSQVLADFVAEFAPALLPALEQEVRLRGERIVLTLPTGNTASRAVRCNFKTTSNESEYEALIAGLTLAHQMGAENIQIFGDSQLIINQNSKADALANLGASLETNSQMSIPLLMVQLPATMEEPTSEEVSAVKEGETWMTPLIWYLEADILPKDRGEAIKIKKQAARYCIAHEKLYQRSFSGPYLRSVTPREAARILVELHEGDCGSHSSGRSLVLRARGASYYWPTMAADTDRQAKHCDQCQRHPPVSKLPPENRKSIGSPLPFKKWGMDIVGKFPMAPGQKKSSDGRSAEKLVLPERRRQDVQQKVRTRTFQQGDWVLRRAEKTTEKLTPGWEGHYKVIEVRRAGAYRLQDSNGKIQPNCWNALHLKAYQF